DNA from Candidatus Dependentiae bacterium:
TTTTTAATAAAAAGGTTTAAAGTATGAAAAAAAATAAAGCAATGTTCTTTGTCTTAGCAGTATGCGTTCTACTCATGCCCACTATTATTAATTGTTCATGGTATTGTGATCGAATTTCCCTTGCAAATGTTTTACTAAATCATCCAGAAATTAGTTATACATCTTGCTCGCCTGCAAAATATGTTGAGTATGAAAAGCTTCCAGTTGCAGACAATCATTACTTGCATCCCTACAAAGGGACTTTTCAGGAAACATTTGTTTTACGTATTCCCAAAGGACAAGTGTATGGCGTAGATGGACACGTTGTTGTTGGTGATAGTTTGATAAATGAACTTGTTTGGCAAAATTGCGCATTGCCAAAGCATCAGCTAGAAAATGCTCGAAAAAATAAACCAATAAAAAAAGTTTCTCGCATGGCTGTAATTGCTCAATCGGGCAACAGCTTTTATTATCATTGGATCGTTGAGATTTTAGGAAGGTTGGCTCTGCTCGAACAGGCAGGAGAAGAGTATGACTATCTGTATGTTCCTACCTACAGATCATTTATGAAAGAAGCTTTGCTTTTGTGGGGTGTAAATCCAGAAAAAATTATTGATTCTACTGATGATGTTTTATATGAGGTTGATGAAATAATTGTTCCTTCTTTGGTTGCATCAATTCGTACGGATGGATCACCAAGGCTTGCTCACTATGCCCCAAA
Protein-coding regions in this window:
- a CDS encoding glycosyltransferase family 61 protein, with the protein product MKKNKAMFFVLAVCVLLMPTIINCSWYCDRISLANVLLNHPEISYTSCSPAKYVEYEKLPVADNHYLHPYKGTFQETFVLRIPKGQVYGVDGHVVVGDSLINELVWQNCALPKHQLENARKNKPIKKVSRMAVIAQSGNSFYYHWIVEILGRLALLEQAGEEYDYLYVPTYRSFMKEALLLWGVNPEKIIDSTDDVLYEVDEIIVPSLVASIRTDGSPRLAHYAPKEIVDYVKTKLSNSFEAQNKEYSFCKRVFISRSDAQFRKILNEDEVFEKFAAQGFERYILSSLSLIEQIALFKNAEIVVGTLGSGLTNILFCSKDALVVDIFQARRDCTIYYLSQILGLKYKCVKTMEFIDQNDGQFDMEMPLDIVEKLLDELMLGAK